A genome region from Meriones unguiculatus strain TT.TT164.6M chromosome 2, Bangor_MerUng_6.1, whole genome shotgun sequence includes the following:
- the Tmem154 gene encoding transmembrane protein 154: protein MPTAVSGLRNPGRLAPAGLHHFLKISRTPLLQVSTDPKEQETGNVRVGGRPGLGSILSAGEPADMTLPCAALVLALGLALGHSGHGNDEDWEHSGQGVAEGENPNEGTTSASAVATTEVLAENTNSTLTADPPGQLEFLLMVALPLAALVILVSVVLMAAYFRSKKPEREPSSQGSQSALQTCELGGENLKVPIFEEDTPSVMEIEMEELDKWMNSMNRKADYECLPTLKEEKEPNLGPSENES from the exons ATGCCCACGGCTGTCTCGGGGCTGAGGAACCCAGGCCGCTTG GCTCCTGCAGGGTTACATCACTTCCTAAAAATCAGTCGAACACCTCTCCTTCAAGTGAGCACCGACCCAAAGGAGCAGGAAACAGGAAATGTGCGCGTTGGAGGGAGGCCGGGGCTCGGCAGCATCCTGAGCGCAGGCGAGCCAGCTGACATGACCCTGCCGTGTGCTGCCCTGGTCTTGGCCCTGGGACTCGCGCTTGGTCACTCTGGCCACG GAAATGATGAGGACTGGGAGCACTCAGGACAGGGCGTCGCAGAAGGAGAAAACCCCAATGAAGGGACCACAAGCGCTTCGGCTGTAGCCACCACAGAAGTGTTAGCCGAGAATACAAACTCCACCCTCACGGCTGACCCCCCGGGCCAGCTGGAATTCCTACTGATGGTGGCACTCCCCCTGGCTGCACTGGTCATCCTTGTGTCAGTGGTGCTCATGGCTGCCTACTTCAGAAGCAAGAAACCTGAACGAG aGCCTTCCAGCCAAGGATCCCAGAGTGCCCTGCAGACCT GTGAACTAGGAGGTGAAAACCTGAAAGT CCCTATTTTTGAAGAGGATACACCCTCCGTGATGGAAATAGAGATGGAGGAGCTTGATAAATGGATGAACAGCATGAACAGAAAAG CCGACTACGAGTGTTTACCTActttgaaggaagaaaaggagccaAACCTGGGCCCGAG tgaGAACGAATCCTAA